From Sinorhizobium sp. RAC02, a single genomic window includes:
- a CDS encoding GntR family transcriptional regulator, translating into MNELHRSLADKIVRHIRTSAMEQGQHLTEASLQTLFGTSRPPIRSALGLLADQGIVERVPNKGFYLLDPHRIAADPLPAADDTSDEATYLRIADDRLSRRLPDRVSETDLMRRYGASRLALRRILTRISGEGWIERNEGRGWTFAVLIDSVEAYRECYDLRQVIEVHGIRSPEFRSDPVVLADLRRRQEIIADGGWERLSQMELFEANSAFHEGLATLSGNRFLLTTVQKLNQLRRLIEYRQTLNAAQVRGQNAEHLAILDALDASDFDRAASLMQDHLGKAKLRKARAEMFSGGSASEPNQGGDT; encoded by the coding sequence ATGAACGAACTTCATCGCTCGCTGGCGGACAAGATTGTCCGCCATATCAGGACATCGGCCATGGAACAGGGACAGCATCTGACGGAAGCCAGCCTCCAGACCCTGTTCGGCACCTCGCGTCCGCCGATCCGCTCGGCGCTCGGCCTGCTGGCCGATCAAGGCATCGTCGAGCGGGTTCCCAACAAGGGGTTCTATCTGCTCGATCCCCACCGCATCGCCGCCGATCCTTTGCCGGCCGCCGATGACACGTCGGATGAGGCGACCTACCTACGCATCGCCGACGACCGCCTGTCGCGCCGCTTGCCGGACAGGGTCAGCGAGACGGACCTGATGCGGCGCTACGGCGCGTCGCGGCTGGCCCTGCGACGCATCCTGACCCGCATTTCCGGCGAGGGCTGGATCGAGCGCAACGAGGGCAGGGGCTGGACATTCGCCGTGCTGATCGATTCCGTCGAGGCCTATCGCGAATGTTATGATCTACGCCAGGTGATCGAGGTGCACGGCATACGCTCGCCGGAATTCCGATCCGACCCGGTCGTGCTGGCAGACCTGCGCCGGCGGCAGGAAATCATTGCCGACGGGGGGTGGGAGCGCCTCAGCCAGATGGAACTGTTCGAGGCGAATTCGGCCTTTCACGAGGGGCTGGCGACGTTGTCCGGCAACAGGTTCCTGCTGACCACAGTGCAGAAACTCAACCAGCTTCGGCGTCTGATCGAATACCGGCAGACGCTGAACGCGGCGCAGGTGCGGGGCCAGAATGCCGAGCACCTTGCCATCCTGGATGCGCTGGATGCCAGCGATTTCGACAGGGCGGCCAGCTTGATGCAGGACCATCTTGGCAAGGCCAAGCTGCGCAAGGCCCGCGCTGAAATGTTTTCCGGTGGCTCCGCGAGCGAGCCAAACCAAGGAGGTGACACATGA